CATTACATAAAAATTTGCTGCAAAATTGGGGATATGACATTATCACAGAATAATTACACAATTTATATTTTTCTATTGACAAATAATATTTTAGTGATATAATTAAGAATAAGAACATTCAAAATATATTACATAAAGAATGGATTCATTAATTGCTAGATTTTAAATTACTTTAGCTTAAATATTATTTAATAGTATTTAAAGGAGGTAACCAAAGTTATAAAAGTAAAATCAAATATTAATAGTATTGAAGAGTTTGAGAAGAATTTATTTTTAGTTTCAGAAAAATCGCCTATTTTTAAAAAAATCGCACATTATTTTAAAGAAAATTATAAACATGTAACATTTATGACTGCAAGTGAGGTAGCAAAAGATTTAAATATTAGCCAAGCTAGTATTTCTAGGTTTTGTACTTTATTAGGCTACCATGGTTATAGTGATTTTTTGCGACATTTGAAAGAATATGTTAGACAAGAAATTACAACACCAGAAAGGTTGAAATATATAAATAATGACGAGGGTATAATAGATATAATTAATAGTGAAAAGACTAATGCTGACGAGCTAAAATATATAATTAACCAAAAATCATATAAAGAATTAGTTAAAAAAATAATTAATGCTAAAAATTTAGTTCTATTGTCTGCAAGGATGTCTGCAACTCTATTACCCTATATATTTTATATACTAAATAAAATAAGAGGTGGCATTACTTGTGTTACACCGGGAACATCTTTATGGGATAGTATTAATTTACTAAACCCTAAAGAAACCCAAATTATTACAATAATATTTCCAAGGTATCCTAACATATTAATTAATAAATTAGACGAATTGGGTAAAAAGGGCTTTTCTGTTGCAGCTATTACGGATAGAATGTTTTCGCCAGTTATTAATTTTGCAAATCCGATTATAATTGTTCCAATTACAAATATATCAATATTTGATGTTTATAGTACACCAATGTTGTTTTTTAATTTATTACTACGTGATGTTGCAAAGGGAATAAAAGAAATTGATGAAAGATTTAAAGAAATTGATGAGTATGAACAAAAAAACAATATTTATTTTACTGAGGATTAGTAAAAATTTCTTAATATTATGTAATTTTTTTAAAAAATAATAATAAAATTATTTATTAAGATAAAGCAAAGATGCTTTTCATTTAAAAATGAAAGGCATCTTTTTTATTTAAAATTATAGTATTGGAGGTTAAATATATGACTCTTACTGATGAAGAGAAAGATATGCTTTATGGTAAATATGGTGAAGGTACTGCGCTAGCAATGAAAATACAAGTGGCTATTGGCGATGCATTAGGTGCTGAAAAAATGGTACCAATTTCTCGTGCACATGTAGCTTTAAGCAATCAGGAAGCCGATTTATGGTTTGCTGAGAAATTAGTAAAGGCTGGGGCAAAGTGTAAAATTTCGCCTACAGTAAATCCCGGGTTTAATTTAGAGTATTTTAAAAATTTAACGGATATTTCTATCGAAGACGAAAAGATGATAAGGCGTACACGACAAGTTTATAAAGATATTGGAGCAACTTTAACATATAATTGCACACCGTATTTAGAAAAGAACATACCAAGATTTGGGGAGATAACAGCATTTTCTGAATCTAGTGCAACACCTTTTATAAATTCAGTATATGGAGCGAGAACGAATAGAGAATCAGCTCAAAGTGCTTTATGTGCTTCTATAACAGGTCGAACACCATTATATGGATTTTTAATTGATAATAATAGGAAAGGTCAGGTTTTGGTTGATGTAAAAGCAAATATTAAGGATGAATTTGATTATCAACTTTTAGGATATTTATTACCCAAAAAGATAGGATTCAAAACACCAGTTTTTGTTGGTTTACCTTCAATTATATCAAATGAATCTTTGATGAATTTAGGAGCTCAACTAAACACTGCTGGAAATATATCAATGTTTCATATTGTTGGAATTACACCAGAAGCAAAAACTTTAGATGATGCTTTTAAAGGTGATAAACCAAAGAAATTTGTAACAGTTACAGATGATGATTTAAGGTCAATACAAGATACTATTTCAGAAAGTGGAGGAAAAATTGATTTTGCTTTATTTGGATGTCCACATTTTACTATTAATCAAGTTGGACAAGTAGCTAGGCAAATAGCAGGAAAAAAGCTAGCTGTTAAATTATGGATCATGACATCCTTCCTGACAAAGGAATTAGCCAAGAGAATGGGTTACCTCCAGATAATAAATGAAGCGGGAGGTGATATTGTGGATGATACTTGCATGGATCAGCCATGTTGGAATTTTTTGTATGGGAAGAGAGGTGTTACAGATTCTCCAAAATGTGCTTATTATACCAAAAGAAGGAATATCACATTTGTTATAAGAAGATTACCAGAATGTGTTGATGCTGCTTTAAAGGGGGAGATATGATGAATATAAAAACATTAAAATTTAAATGCCATAAAATTTCAGAAGGGAAAGCAAAAGGTGAAGTTATTATATCAAAAGATGATTTTTGCTTCTATTTGGTAGAACCAAAAACAGGTATTGTTATTGAAAAAAATCATGATCTTGAAGGTAAGTGTATATCGGGGAAAATACTTGTTTTTCCAAGTGGCAAAGCTAGTTCTGTTGTTCAGGCTGATGGAATGTACCAATTGAGCTTAAATGGAACAGCACCAAAGGCACTCATTATAAAATATCCAGATCCCGTTTTAGTTGCTAGTTCAATTATTATGGAGATGCCAATGGTTGACAAAGTAGATAAAGAATTTTATGAAACTTTGCAAAATGGAGATATTATTGAAGTTGATGCTTACAACGAAATAATATCTTTAACAAAACAAAACTAATAAGAGTTATTTTTAAAGACCAGCTAGTAAAAGTCAATAGGTTTTAGAGAAAAATTTAAACTTTTTACATTGCAAAAAGGGCATAACAAACAAACTCAATTAAGAGCCGAACTTTGAAAACTTAATAGAGCTTAATCGTTATTTCCAGGCATAATGCAAAACTTTAAGCAGCTTTATGAATGTTCTGATATTGTAATTTGTGTTCATCAGGCGTCTTTATTACAAAAGGCTTATTGTCTCTTAGAACAGCAAATACAATGTCTGAAATCTTGTGCATAATTGCTCCAAGAGCCACCTTTTTAGGTTTAGATTCTTTCTTTTTCTGATAATAATCATATTTTGGACATTTTATTGTCAGTACCTTTAAAATGCACAGATTCATTGAGAAGGATCTACACCAAAATATGCAAAAAGCTGCTTGGGTTTGCTAAATGCTGAAAAATCGCCTATTTCACACATAAGAGTAACCGCTGAAAGAAAGCCTACACCAGGTATAGAATCAAGATAATAAATTTGCTGCACAAATTTCTCAGACTTATTTTTATCCACAAATGCTTTGATTTCAGATAATATCAGGTTAATCTTTTTATCAAATTCTTCAATAAGATAGACATTGATTTTAAGTACATCATATACAGAAGATAAATTATACCTGAAATTTAAGGCATTTTTAGCAGCTTTAAATAGTTTATCATACTTAGCTTTAGCGTAGTTTAAGCCTTTTCTTGATGATAATGAGATAAGCTTAATAATTTCATCAGGTTGGGCATTTATAACATCTTCTGGCGTTGGGAATCTCTTTAACACAGCAACAGCCGTAACACCAGTAATATCAGAAAAAACCTTGCAAAAGCCAGGAAAAACAATATGCAATTGAGCTTTAAGCTTATTCACATAAGAACTACGATTATCGACAAGGCTATAGTACTCTCGCATAAACATCTAAGATATAAAATTAACTCAGCGGGCATAACAGAAACTTTGGTGTCAGGCGAATAACCAATAGCAGCAATACGTTTTGCATCAAATCTATCATTTTTTACTTTTCTTATGCCAATATTTTTGTTAGAATTAGTAATAAGAGGATTAATAACAAAAACCTCAAATCCTAATTCTTTTAGGTGGCAGAAGAGTGGGAAATGGTAGATTCCCGTAGACTCCAGAAATATCTTAGATTTCATGGAGAATTGCTCTTCTGCCTTTTTAATTGTCAGAACAGCATTCTTCATGGAATCAGAATTATCGTGTTCAACTTTAAATGGCTTTTTAAACTCCTTTCCATCAGGCGTCAAGATGCAAAACCAGCTAAAATCAGCTGCAACATCAATACCAACACTAATATAATTAGGCAAAAAATTCATTAAGCAACAACTCCTTTAAGTAAAAGTGAATAAGAGTATCCATTCTATTTAGTGAGTAAACAACCCAGCATGTGACGTAGGTATCCCGGAAAGCCGGTCCCAACCAGCCGAAACATTAATCCTCACTAAATGGAATAAAACTAGCTCAGCCACAGGTATAGACCATCCAGATGGTTTCCCAGGAGGTGATACATCTATCCTCTATTCAGAGAAGATTGTACACAAAGTTAAAGCTTAAGTCTATACCGGCTTAAAGGATATCCCAAATTATTTATTTAAAAACAACTTAAATGACTTTTAAGATGTGACATATAAAGTAATTTAAGGGAAGATATGCATAATATGGGAGTTAAGTATTAGAATAAATCCGAACATAGAAAAGCTATATTAAATTATTGTTCGATGTATTAACTCCCGATTTGATGTAAATCATGTAACTTTGTTACAAATATATTATACTAGGAGGTATAAGGGAATGTATAGTGATGATATAAAAGCCGAACCAATTACATTTATGATGAAATTAGGCAAAGCTTTTAATCCTAAAGCTGCATTAAAACAACGAAATTATTTTATAATAGGATGTAGCAGTTTCGTTATATTCTTTATATTATGGTCTATTTTATCGTATAGTGGTTTAGTTCCCAAAATCTTTTTGCCGACTCCTACGGAAACAATTCAAGCTGCTATAAGACTTTTCACAGAATTTAATTTCATACATGATATAGGAATTACAATTTTTCGTGTATTGATGGGTTTTTTAATATCGGCTTTAATAGCAATTCCATTAGGGATATTAATTGGTACTTACAAACCTATAGAGGCATTTTTAGAGCCATTAATGTCATTTGTACGTTACTTACCGGCATCAGCATTTATCCCTTTATTTATATTGTGGATTGGTGTTAATGAAGTACAAAAGATAGCAATAATTTTTATTGGGAGCTTTCCACAATTAGTTTTAATGATTTCAACTACTATTAGAAATGTAAGAGAGGATTTATTAGATGTGGCATATACACTTGGGACTTCGCAATCTTCTGTGCTATGGAGGATAATATTACCTTCCAGTTTACCTGCAATTATTGATTCACTGAGATTAATATTAGGATGGGCATGGACATATATAATCGTTGCGGAATTAGTTGGTGCTTCTTCTGGTATAGGTTATGTTATTATTAATGCTCAGAGGATGCTTCGTACATCAGAAATTTTTGTTGGAATTGTAGTAATTGGGTTAATTGGACTTTTATTTGATTATTTTTTTAAATATCTTTACAATAGGCTATTTCCATGGATCTAATGTTAGATATAAAGACCAGCTAGTAAAAGTCAATAGGTTTTAGAGAAAAATTTAAACTTCTTACTTTGCAAAAAAGGGCATAACAAACAAACTCAATTAAGAGCCGAACTTACTACGAAAATGGGATAATTCCTTGCATGTGACGCGGGTATCCCGGAAAGCCGCTCCCAACCAGCCGAAACATTAATCCTCACTAAATGGAATAAAACTAGCTCAGCCACAGGTATAGACCATCCAGATGGTTTCCCAGGAGGTGATACATCTATCCTCTATTCAGAGAAGATTGTACACAAAGTTAAAGCTTAAGTCTATACCGGCTTAAAGGATATCCCAAATTATTTATTTAAAAACAACTTAAATGACTTTTAAGATGTGACATATAAAGTAATTTAAGGGAAGATATGCATAACATGGAAGTTGAGTATTGGAATAAATCCGAACATAGAAAAGCTATATTAAATTATTGTTCGATGTATTAACTCCCGATTTGATGTAAATCATGTAACTTTGTTACAAATATATTATACTAGGAGATGAATATTAATGGACAATAACAGCGGATATTTGGAAGTTTATAATATTAAAAAGACATTTAATACACATATGAAATCCTTAGAAGCATTAGAACAAATAAATTTTACAGTAAAAGAAAAAGAAATTATTTCAATTCTTGGCCCATCAGGATGTGGAAAATCTACATTATTAAGAATTATTGGAGGCCTTATTGAGCCTTCCACAGGTTATATCAAATTAGACGGTAAAAAAATAAAAGGACCAGGAATTGACAGAGGTATGGTTTTCCAATCATATACATTATTTCCATGGTTGACTGTTGAAAAAAATATAGAGTATGGACTTAGAGAAAGAGGTATAAATCCTAATGAACGAAAAAAAATAGCACATGAATTTATCAATGCTGTAGGATTAAAAGGGTTCGAAAATGTTTTTCCCAAATCTCTTTCTGGAGGGATGAAGCAAAGGGTAGCTATTGCGAGAGCTTTAGCTAACGATCCAAAAATAATTCTTCTGGATGAACCCTTTGGCGCACTAGATATGCAAACTCGTAGCTTAATGCAGGAATTATTATTAAATCTCTGGCAAAAATCACAAAAAACGATAATTTTAGTTACACATGATGTAGATGAAGCAATTTTTATGGCAGACAGGGTATTTGTTATGACTTCTCGTCCTGGTCAAATAAAAGAAGTTATTGATATAAATTTAGATAGACCAAGAAATTATCAGGTAAAAACATCAACAAGCTTTTTAAAATATAAAAAAATTGCAGTAGATCTAATAAGAGAAGAAAGTATAAGGAGCATGAAATATTAAAATTAATAATATAAACTTGGAGTTGATAATGTGAAGCCATTAATATGGATAATTGATGAAGAATGGTCTAATTACGATATCGAAGAGAATTTATTAAGGCAAAACTTTCCCGACTGTATGATTAAACACTCAAAAAACAATTATCATAAAGATTTAAATGAATTTGGACAATATGCAGATGCCATTTTGTGTCAGATATATGTAAATATAACAAATGAAACAATAGAAGCTTTAAAAAACTGTAAAGTTATCTCAATATATGGAGGAGGATATGATAGAGTTGACATAAATGCCGCAAAATCTAAAGATATAAAAGTTACTTTTGTTCCCGGTTATTGTGTTGAGGATGTCTCGGATTACGTGATTGCGTGTATTTATTACTTTAACAAACAATTGAATAATACGGCATTCAATAGTTTGGAGAAAGGACAATGGGGTGCTCAAGCAATAACTCATTTAAATAGACGGATAAAAAATTCTACCCTTTTTATAATTGGATTTGGAAGAATTGGACGATTAGTAGCGAAAAAAGCTAATTCCTTAGACTTAAATGTTATAGTTTATGATCCATATGTTAGTAATAATATAATAAAGGAATATAATGTAAAAAGGGTCGATTTAGAAGTAGGACTTAAGAATGCAGATTATATTAGCATTAATACAAGATATTATGAGGAAACAAAAGCTTTAATTTCAATGAAAGAATTTAAGTTGATGAAAAATACAGCTATTATAATAAACACTTCGAGAGGAGGTGTCATCGTACAAGATGATTTAATTCAAGCGGTTGAAAATGGGACAATTGCTGGTGCAGCATTAGACGTTGTAGAAAACGAGCCACCTAAAATTGGAGAGGGGATATTTAAATGTAAAAATATTCTTGTAACGCCTCATATATCGTATTTATCTAAGGAATCTATTGAAGAATTAAAAATAAGAGCTGTCAATAATGTTGTTAAAGCTTTAAAAGGCGAACAAATTGAAGATTTAGTAAAATAGTTCAAAAGATTAAAATCTATTGCTAATAAAAATTATTTATTTAAGAAAGGGTGAATAAAAAATGAAAAAAAGTATAATAGTGATATCTATTCTTCTAATAATATCCCTCCTTTTAACTTCATGTAATAGCAGTAAAAGTACGGCTTCAAATCAAGGAGATAAAAATAAAGATATAGTTGTAAAAATAGGTGTTTCTTCATGGGTAGGTTTCGCACCACTTTATGTTGCTAGTGAAAAAGGTATTTTCAAAAAAGATGGTGTTAATGTCAAATTGGAAACTATACAAAGTGCTACGGACAGAAGAACTGCTATGGCTGCAAATAAAATTCAAGGGTTTGTTACTACCGTTGATACACATGTTATGACGGCCGCTGCAGGAATTCCAGTAGAACAAGTATTAGCTTTGGATACTTCTTTCGGAGGAGATGGTGTAGTTGCAAAAAAAAGTATTAAAACATTTGCCGATTTAAAAGGCAAATCTGTTGCTATAGATATGAGTGGAGGTGCCAGTTATTTCTGGTTTTTATACTTATTAGATAAAAACGGAATGAAGTTAAAAGATGTTAAAGCAATTAATATGAGTGCTGGTGATGCAGGATCGGCATTCGTTTCTGGGAAAGTAGACGCGGCAGTCACATGGCAACCATGGCTTACAAAAGCAGAACAAACAGATTTTGGTCATGTATTGATATCAAGTAAGGAGACTCCTGGTCTCATCGTTGATTCACTTGGTTTTCGTAAAGATTTTATTAAAAATCACCCAGACCTGGTACAAAATATTGTTAATGGTTGGTTTGATGCATTAGATTTTATTAAAAATCATCCAAAAGAAGGTAATCAGATAATGGCTAAAGCTATGAATCAATCTGTTAAGGATTTCGAGAATACATTACCGGACGTAGAATTTTATGATAAAAAGAAAAATGAAGAATATTTTGGTACGAAAGAAAATCCTGGATTAATACGTAAAGTTACATCAAAAGCAATAGATTTCTGGTATAAAGAAAAACTAATAAACAATAGACCAGAAACTGAAGCATTAATTAATGACAGTTTTGTTAACAGTAAAAAGTAAAAAAGGAGAGGATAAAAATGGATATTAATAATATAATTTCAAAAGCGATGAGAATATCATTGGATGAAGAATTGCCAAAAATGCCGAAGTTTGTAGAGGGAGTAAGAAGAGCCCCAGATAGAGGCTTTAGGCTTAATAAAAGTCAAACGAAGATTGCTTTAAAAAACGCATTAAGATATATTCCTGAAAGATATCATAAAGAACTTATCCCCGAGTTCTTAGAAGAGTTAACTACACGTGGAAGAATATATGGATATAGATTCAGACCTGAAGGAAGAATTTATGGCAAGCCAATTGATGAATATCCTGGTAAATGCATTGAAGGTAAGGCATTTCAGGTAATGATAGATAATAATTTAGATTTCGATGTAGCCTTATATCCATATGAACTAGTTACATATGGTGAAACAGGGAGTGTGTGTCAAAATTGGATGCAATATAGACTTATAAAAAAGTATTTACAAGCAATGGAATCTGATCAAACTCTTGTTATTGAGTCAGGACATCCTTTGGGTTTATTTAAAACAAAAGAAGATGCTCCAAGGGTTATAATAACTAATGGTTTAATGGTAGGTATGTTTGATAATATGGATGACTGGGAAATTGCAGAACAGATGGGAGTGGCAAACTATGGTCAGATGACAGCTGGTGGTTGGATGTATATAGGACCGCAGGGAATTGTTCATGGAACATACAATACACTATTAAATGCAGGAAGATTAAAATTAAATATTCCCAATAATAGTGACTTAAGAGGACATTTATTTATAAGTTCTGGACTTGGCGGAATGAGTGGTGCTCAGGCTAAAGCAATTGAAATAGCAAATGGAGTAGGAATTATTGCTGAGGTTGATAAATCACGAATAGACACAAGATTTAAACAAGGATGGGTATCTAAGGTTTCATCAAATCTTGATGAAATATTTAATATTGCAGAAAAATATTTAAAAAATAAGCAACCAATTTCAATAGCTTATTACGGGAATGTTGTTGATTTACTAGAATATGTGGTAAGAAATAATATTAAAGTAGATCTTTTATCTGATCAGACTTCATGTCATGCTGTATATGAAGGAGGATACTGCCCACAAGGTATAAGTTTTGAGGAAAGAACGCGGCTTTTAAGTGAAGATAGGGAATTATTTAAAAATCTAGTAAATAAAAGCCTTAGGAAACATTATGAATTAATTAAACAGTGTGTTAATCGTGGATCATATTTTTTTGATTACGGCAATTCGTTTTTAAAAGCCGTATATGACGCAGGAGTAAAAGAAATATCAAAAAATGGTGTAGATGAAAAAGACGGTTTTATTTTGCCATCATATGTTGAAGATATAATGGGTCCACAATTATTCGATTATGGTTATGGACCATTTAGATGGGTATGTTTAAGCGGAAAGAATGAAGATTTAATTAAAACTGATAAAGCTGCCATGGACTGCATTGATATAAATAGAAGGTATCAAGACAGAGATAATTATAATTGGATAAAAAATGCTGAGAAGTATAACCTAGTTGTAGGAACAAAGGCAAGAATATTATATCAAGATGCAGAAGGAAGAATAAAAATTGCATTAAAATTTAATGAAATGGTGAGAAATAAGGAAATTGGTCCAGTAATGATTGGCCGAGATCACCATGATGTTAGTGGTACTGATTCTCCTTTTAGAGAGACAGCAAACATCAAGGATGGTAGTAACGTGATGGCTGA
This portion of the Thermoanaerobacterium sp. RBIITD genome encodes:
- a CDS encoding DUF126 domain-containing protein; the protein is MNIKTLKFKCHKISEGKAKGEVIISKDDFCFYLVEPKTGIVIEKNHDLEGKCISGKILVFPSGKASSVVQADGMYQLSLNGTAPKALIIKYPDPVLVASSIIMEMPMVDKVDKEFYETLQNGDIIEVDAYNEIISLTKQN
- a CDS encoding ABC transporter substrate-binding protein, whose protein sequence is MKKSIIVISILLIISLLLTSCNSSKSTASNQGDKNKDIVVKIGVSSWVGFAPLYVASEKGIFKKDGVNVKLETIQSATDRRTAMAANKIQGFVTTVDTHVMTAAAGIPVEQVLALDTSFGGDGVVAKKSIKTFADLKGKSVAIDMSGGASYFWFLYLLDKNGMKLKDVKAINMSAGDAGSAFVSGKVDAAVTWQPWLTKAEQTDFGHVLISSKETPGLIVDSLGFRKDFIKNHPDLVQNIVNGWFDALDFIKNHPKEGNQIMAKAMNQSVKDFENTLPDVEFYDKKKNEEYFGTKENPGLIRKVTSKAIDFWYKEKLINNRPETEALINDSFVNSKK
- a CDS encoding C-terminal binding protein, which translates into the protein MKPLIWIIDEEWSNYDIEENLLRQNFPDCMIKHSKNNYHKDLNEFGQYADAILCQIYVNITNETIEALKNCKVISIYGGGYDRVDINAAKSKDIKVTFVPGYCVEDVSDYVIACIYYFNKQLNNTAFNSLEKGQWGAQAITHLNRRIKNSTLFIIGFGRIGRLVAKKANSLDLNVIVYDPYVSNNIIKEYNVKRVDLEVGLKNADYISINTRYYEETKALISMKEFKLMKNTAIIINTSRGGVIVQDDLIQAVENGTIAGAALDVVENEPPKIGEGIFKCKNILVTPHISYLSKESIEELKIRAVNNVVKALKGEQIEDLVK
- a CDS encoding transposase, with translation MNKLKAQLHIVFPGFCKVFSDITGVTAVAVLKRFPTPEDVINAQPDEIIKLISLSSRKGLNYAKAKYDKLFKAAKNALNFRYNLSSVYDVLKINVYLIEEFDKKINLILSEIKAFVDKNKSEKFVQQIYYLDSIPGVGFLSAVTLMCEIGDFSAFSKPKQLFAYFGVDPSQ
- a CDS encoding urocanate hydratase; protein product: MDINNIISKAMRISLDEELPKMPKFVEGVRRAPDRGFRLNKSQTKIALKNALRYIPERYHKELIPEFLEELTTRGRIYGYRFRPEGRIYGKPIDEYPGKCIEGKAFQVMIDNNLDFDVALYPYELVTYGETGSVCQNWMQYRLIKKYLQAMESDQTLVIESGHPLGLFKTKEDAPRVIITNGLMVGMFDNMDDWEIAEQMGVANYGQMTAGGWMYIGPQGIVHGTYNTLLNAGRLKLNIPNNSDLRGHLFISSGLGGMSGAQAKAIEIANGVGIIAEVDKSRIDTRFKQGWVSKVSSNLDEIFNIAEKYLKNKQPISIAYYGNVVDLLEYVVRNNIKVDLLSDQTSCHAVYEGGYCPQGISFEERTRLLSEDRELFKNLVNKSLRKHYELIKQCVNRGSYFFDYGNSFLKAVYDAGVKEISKNGVDEKDGFILPSYVEDIMGPQLFDYGYGPFRWVCLSGKNEDLIKTDKAAMDCIDINRRYQDRDNYNWIKNAEKYNLVVGTKARILYQDAEGRIKIALKFNEMVRNKEIGPVMIGRDHHDVSGTDSPFRETANIKDGSNVMADMAVQCFAGNAARGMSLVTLHNGGGVGIGKAINGGFGLVLDGSERIDNIIKSAIMWDVIGGVSRRSWARNEHSIETAISFNKSYKESSQITLPYLADEELIERSVNDYFREQ
- a CDS encoding IS110 family transposase — its product is MNFLPNYISVGIDVAADFSWFCILTPDGKEFKKPFKVEHDNSDSMKNAVLTIKKAEEQFSMKSKIFLESTGIYHFPLFCHLKELGFEVFVINPLITNSNKNIGIRKVKNDRFDAKRIAAIGYSPDTKVSVMPAELILYLRCLCESTIALSIIVVLM
- a CDS encoding ABC transporter permease; its protein translation is MYSDDIKAEPITFMMKLGKAFNPKAALKQRNYFIIGCSSFVIFFILWSILSYSGLVPKIFLPTPTETIQAAIRLFTEFNFIHDIGITIFRVLMGFLISALIAIPLGILIGTYKPIEAFLEPLMSFVRYLPASAFIPLFILWIGVNEVQKIAIIFIGSFPQLVLMISTTIRNVREDLLDVAYTLGTSQSSVLWRIILPSSLPAIIDSLRLILGWAWTYIIVAELVGASSGIGYVIINAQRMLRTSEIFVGIVVIGLIGLLFDYFFKYLYNRLFPWI
- a CDS encoding aconitase X catalytic domain-containing protein; this translates as MTLTDEEKDMLYGKYGEGTALAMKIQVAIGDALGAEKMVPISRAHVALSNQEADLWFAEKLVKAGAKCKISPTVNPGFNLEYFKNLTDISIEDEKMIRRTRQVYKDIGATLTYNCTPYLEKNIPRFGEITAFSESSATPFINSVYGARTNRESAQSALCASITGRTPLYGFLIDNNRKGQVLVDVKANIKDEFDYQLLGYLLPKKIGFKTPVFVGLPSIISNESLMNLGAQLNTAGNISMFHIVGITPEAKTLDDAFKGDKPKKFVTVTDDDLRSIQDTISESGGKIDFALFGCPHFTINQVGQVARQIAGKKLAVKLWIMTSFLTKELAKRMGYLQIINEAGGDIVDDTCMDQPCWNFLYGKRGVTDSPKCAYYTKRRNITFVIRRLPECVDAALKGEI
- a CDS encoding MurR/RpiR family transcriptional regulator gives rise to the protein MAHYFKENYKHVTFMTASEVAKDLNISQASISRFCTLLGYHGYSDFLRHLKEYVRQEITTPERLKYINNDEGIIDIINSEKTNADELKYIINQKSYKELVKKIINAKNLVLLSARMSATLLPYIFYILNKIRGGITCVTPGTSLWDSINLLNPKETQIITIIFPRYPNILINKLDELGKKGFSVAAITDRMFSPVINFANPIIIVPITNISIFDVYSTPMLFFNLLLRDVAKGIKEIDERFKEIDEYEQKNNIYFTED
- a CDS encoding ABC transporter ATP-binding protein — protein: MDNNSGYLEVYNIKKTFNTHMKSLEALEQINFTVKEKEIISILGPSGCGKSTLLRIIGGLIEPSTGYIKLDGKKIKGPGIDRGMVFQSYTLFPWLTVEKNIEYGLRERGINPNERKKIAHEFINAVGLKGFENVFPKSLSGGMKQRVAIARALANDPKIILLDEPFGALDMQTRSLMQELLLNLWQKSQKTIILVTHDVDEAIFMADRVFVMTSRPGQIKEVIDINLDRPRNYQVKTSTSFLKYKKIAVDLIREESIRSMKY